From a region of the Salinispira pacifica genome:
- a CDS encoding Rpn family recombination-promoting nuclease/putative transposase — protein sequence MAERKPWDSAYKFLFSSKQVFHQFLTRFVEEDFVQGLAVDDVELVDKSFVSDELLDRESDIIYKVTLPGREVYVYVLLEFQSTPDKTIPVRMLLYILQLYDQLFRSSTKGLLPAVFPVLLYNGSLPWTVPFNISELIAPEIPQKYIPSFTYYPIIERDIPPEKLERIKGLVAAIIYLEQQEDDAALRRTIDTAISMIAEEQPEQLRQFSHWINRMFRGSLENGDIDKVNQLTEVKTMLAEVVDRIEQRGEQRGIQQGMQEGMQQKAREDARKMLERGFPIADISEITGLSEQEIKKL from the coding sequence ATGGCAGAACGAAAGCCCTGGGACAGTGCATATAAATTCCTTTTCTCAAGCAAGCAGGTGTTTCATCAGTTTCTCACCCGCTTTGTGGAGGAGGATTTTGTGCAGGGCTTGGCTGTTGATGATGTTGAGCTGGTGGATAAAAGCTTTGTCAGCGATGAGCTTTTGGACCGGGAGAGTGATATTATCTATAAGGTGACCCTTCCCGGCCGTGAGGTTTATGTGTATGTTCTGTTGGAGTTCCAATCCACTCCTGACAAAACCATTCCGGTGCGTATGCTGCTGTATATTCTGCAACTGTACGACCAGTTGTTTCGAAGCAGCACAAAGGGGCTGCTGCCGGCGGTATTTCCGGTTCTCCTGTACAACGGCAGCCTCCCTTGGACGGTGCCGTTCAATATCAGTGAGCTGATTGCACCAGAGATTCCGCAAAAGTACATTCCAAGCTTTACATACTACCCGATTATTGAGCGTGATATCCCACCGGAAAAACTGGAGCGCATCAAGGGTCTGGTAGCAGCCATCATATACCTAGAGCAGCAGGAGGATGATGCGGCATTGCGGCGGACAATAGATACGGCAATTTCCATGATTGCCGAGGAGCAGCCTGAACAGCTGCGTCAATTCAGCCACTGGATCAACCGGATGTTCCGAGGATCACTTGAGAACGGGGACATCGACAAGGTAAATCAGTTAACGGAGGTAAAAACAATGTTGGCAGAAGTTGTAGACAGAATTGAGCAACGTGGAGAGCAACGCGGTATACAACAGGGTATGCAAGAGGGCATGCAGCAGAAAGCCCGGGAAGATGCACGCAAAATGCTGGAACGCGGTTTTCCGATAGCAGATATCTCAGAGATTACCGGCCTATCCGAGCAGGAAATTAAGAAGCTGTGA
- a CDS encoding M23 family metallopeptidase has product MTDSIRGTIGEDLMNAQATARFYSINGGNLTRMGIELAVTGNTGINLLNANGVGLFEMNFDLEQGISGRISMGGYDMSAGTIMSAINGMSTYKTSRDILNQGFSGDRAAAMRMLASYAADETDERFEQLMNGDAEFTIEEGDGNAKTEQDENGRISMRIDSQEGTNGDLLTGIALIHEAFRNGLDDGETGQQQETAESVIHHTIAAQMVGQGYGMSSLSDSLKDEIDILNSEGGIQKLAEHAVENYDWSADYWKLTKNGDLINDGSGYLKDEMGMYVNADGSRTTEITDQTIGAEGIETGLLNILNGGTSNTSYDSYSDEQIASVQALMYGAGMQSTSGDMREVRWNTGELNNSNLDRVIGSNSIVMDYGSSVAAPVFMNAFDDDSNTVLFGGNPQEIGNTLVGIPENSRSRFIDYTIAKADFYGTTSNIASDLSGLGISQIFQGADGYEDKQHRGTDIVGERGQELLSMYSGEVVDNATRDSSGNTAVIEYGFRFEGFFYTTGIQAQYMHLDEKSPLRVGTTVQPNSVVGKMGNTGFVKPEPSLTNPDGGTHLHYQLMSNTPWHSSDSEIWDIYNDRRDVFLNQIGAPSTSDWTTDSTDTLNSYSEYYENFYYNTNNMFDYLD; this is encoded by the coding sequence ATGACTGATTCAATCCGTGGTACCATTGGAGAAGATCTGATGAATGCCCAGGCCACCGCCCGCTTCTATTCAATTAATGGCGGCAACCTCACTCGAATGGGCATAGAACTCGCAGTAACCGGCAACACCGGCATCAATCTCTTGAACGCCAACGGAGTAGGACTGTTTGAAATGAACTTCGACCTTGAACAAGGCATCAGCGGCAGAATCAGCATGGGAGGCTACGACATGAGCGCCGGCACAATAATGAGTGCAATCAACGGCATGAGTACCTACAAAACCTCCCGTGACATCCTCAACCAGGGCTTTTCAGGTGACAGAGCAGCAGCAATGCGCATGCTTGCAAGCTACGCAGCTGATGAAACCGATGAACGCTTTGAACAGCTGATGAACGGTGATGCCGAGTTCACAATAGAAGAAGGGGACGGCAACGCCAAAACCGAACAGGATGAGAACGGCAGAATCAGCATGCGGATCGACAGCCAAGAAGGAACCAACGGCGACCTTCTCACAGGAATTGCCCTGATCCATGAAGCATTCAGAAACGGTCTGGACGATGGAGAAACAGGACAACAGCAGGAAACCGCAGAGTCTGTAATACACCACACAATCGCAGCCCAAATGGTGGGGCAGGGCTACGGCATGAGCAGCTTAAGCGACAGCCTCAAAGATGAAATAGACATCCTCAACAGCGAAGGCGGAATCCAGAAGCTTGCAGAGCATGCAGTGGAGAACTATGACTGGAGTGCGGATTATTGGAAACTTACCAAAAACGGAGATCTGATTAACGACGGCTCTGGATACCTGAAAGATGAAATGGGTATGTATGTCAATGCGGATGGCAGTAGAACAACAGAGATAACAGATCAAACAATTGGTGCAGAAGGAATCGAAACCGGTTTGCTGAATATTCTGAACGGCGGAACATCAAACACCTCCTATGATTCCTATTCCGATGAGCAGATAGCCTCTGTACAAGCTTTAATGTACGGTGCAGGAATGCAGAGTACTTCCGGGGATATGCGTGAAGTCCGTTGGAATACCGGTGAGCTGAATAATTCCAATTTAGATAGAGTTATTGGGTCAAACAGTATCGTAATGGACTATGGTTCCAGTGTAGCCGCCCCGGTCTTTATGAATGCTTTTGATGATGATAGCAATACTGTTCTGTTTGGTGGGAATCCCCAAGAGATCGGAAACACCTTGGTAGGCATCCCTGAGAATTCCAGATCACGCTTTATTGATTATACAATCGCAAAAGCCGATTTCTATGGGACGACTAGTAATATTGCTTCCGACTTGAGCGGCTTGGGTATATCTCAAATATTCCAAGGTGCAGACGGTTACGAAGACAAGCAGCACCGGGGAACAGATATTGTTGGTGAACGAGGTCAGGAATTGCTGTCTATGTACAGTGGTGAGGTTGTTGATAACGCTACCCGTGATTCATCAGGAAACACTGCAGTCATTGAATATGGTTTCAGGTTTGAGGGCTTTTTCTATACTACAGGTATTCAGGCTCAATATATGCACCTTGATGAAAAATCTCCACTTCGTGTAGGCACGACTGTTCAACCCAATTCTGTAGTAGGCAAAATGGGTAATACGGGATTTGTAAAGCCTGAGCCAAGCTTGACCAATCCAGATGGAGGAACTCATCTGCATTATCAGCTGATGAGCAATACGCCATGGCATTCTTCTGATAGCGAAATCTGGGACATATATAACGACAGACGTGATGTGTTCTTAAATCAAATTGGTGCGCCATCGACATCGGATTGGACAACTGATTCGACTGACACACTGAATAGTTACTCTGAATATTATGAAAACTTCTATTACAACACAAACAACATGTTTGATTACCTGGATTAA
- a CDS encoding type II toxin-antitoxin system HicB family antitoxin, which produces MNTKYEVILYWSPADEAILAEVPELPGCMADGATYEEALKNIEVIIEEWIQTAKELGREIPQPRGRLMFA; this is translated from the coding sequence ATGAATACTAAATACGAAGTGATATTATACTGGAGCCCTGCCGATGAAGCCATTCTAGCCGAAGTACCTGAACTCCCTGGCTGCATGGCAGATGGAGCCACATACGAAGAAGCCCTGAAAAATATCGAAGTTATCATCGAAGAATGGATCCAGACCGCTAAAGAACTTGGTAGGGAAATACCTCAACCGCGTGGTCGGTTAATGTTTGCCTGA
- a CDS encoding SH3 domain-containing protein, producing MVVNSKILLSVVLILFSLGNLFALEITLENVIPGPKIPGTLPSNMKGINLGFPRIAWTAKNKLIYNRAPLSWLIDREKMMVSRQVEMERLFPQLSVQVIWNHDGVVIQNGSAFEREYFYYSNNTGTVELENKSAQQLMNRREVFPGGSSNSQTVDGVFQWNRELYGPYALLPYPIFGPEVAGLSLKNTETGETIPVLDALEFYNLANYDMTAVRFDRFKFAWVGEYYQKDEGSEPDYSINIYFFSITYDGFVSETTSVRIEPDIDAPEAGALQAGESVRVTNADTFMTDENKRSDFWYFVKNQRIEGWVFGGDLLIEGEDWEKRLKSRGRPFDIEAFLAHQESNSEVEPQQDAKDEESAIITETPENRNTYSPQRNSEAFHRILIIAVLSAITLTLVIGFVGSKMKKPPGQTSDSESP from the coding sequence ATGGTGGTAAACAGTAAAATTCTACTATCTGTAGTATTGATACTATTTTCGCTCGGCAATCTTTTTGCATTAGAGATAACCTTAGAAAATGTCATTCCAGGGCCCAAAATACCTGGAACCCTGCCAAGTAACATGAAGGGCATAAATTTAGGATTTCCCCGAATCGCTTGGACCGCAAAAAATAAACTCATCTACAATCGTGCTCCACTTAGTTGGCTAATTGATCGAGAAAAAATGATGGTATCCCGACAGGTTGAAATGGAAAGGCTGTTCCCTCAACTTTCAGTTCAAGTAATTTGGAATCACGATGGTGTAGTTATTCAAAATGGTTCAGCATTCGAGAGGGAGTATTTCTATTATTCAAATAACACGGGGACGGTTGAGCTAGAAAATAAGAGTGCTCAACAACTAATGAATCGGAGGGAAGTGTTCCCAGGTGGAAGTTCAAATAGTCAAACCGTTGATGGCGTATTTCAATGGAATCGTGAACTATATGGTCCATATGCATTATTGCCATATCCCATATTTGGACCTGAGGTTGCAGGCTTATCATTAAAAAATACGGAAACCGGTGAAACTATACCTGTTCTCGACGCACTGGAATTTTATAATTTAGCGAATTATGATATGACCGCAGTCAGATTCGATCGATTTAAATTCGCATGGGTTGGAGAATATTACCAGAAAGATGAAGGTTCTGAGCCTGATTATTCTATTAATATTTACTTCTTTTCCATCACCTATGATGGATTTGTTAGTGAAACCACTTCTGTTCGCATCGAGCCGGATATAGACGCACCCGAAGCCGGCGCACTACAAGCCGGTGAGTCAGTAAGGGTGACAAACGCAGACACTTTTATGACGGATGAGAACAAGCGCAGTGATTTTTGGTATTTCGTGAAAAATCAACGCATAGAGGGTTGGGTTTTTGGCGGTGATCTGTTAATCGAGGGTGAGGATTGGGAAAAACGACTGAAAAGTCGTGGCCGACCATTCGATATTGAAGCCTTTCTCGCCCACCAAGAATCCAATTCTGAAGTGGAACCACAGCAAGATGCTAAAGATGAAGAGTCTGCTATTATCACAGAAACACCAGAGAACAGAAACACGTACTCTCCACAGAGAAATAGCGAAGCATTTCATAGAATCCTGATCATTGCCGTACTCTCAGCAATTACTCTCACACTTGTAATAGGTTTCGTTGGATCAAAAATGAAAAAACCTCCCGGCCAAACATCCGATTCTGAATCCCCCTAA
- a CDS encoding M23 family metallopeptidase, with the protein MVTTNSLIRATIPLQQQGHRPLYIIIHGGNLTRMGIDLAVTGNTGINLLNANGVGLFEMNFDLENGVSSKIGMGGYDMSAATILSAINGMSTYKTSRDILNQGFSGDRAAAMRMLASYAADETDERFEQLMNGQAEFTIEEGAGNAKTEQDENGRINMRIDSQEGTNGDLLTGIALIHEAFRNGLDDGETGQQQENAESVIHHTIAAQMVGQGYGMSSLSDSLKDEIKILNSEGGIQKLAEHAVENYDWSADYWKLVTDEHGNLAWEDDHSTDFDLSLLAMGTVAAEDMDTTMKYNILSRFGKVSNWDEYRSDPENFNPLAAVGYDNMISFVNGTDSFIDASLAAEAFMASQTRDGLNAVNRSLMDIQASGLLVQSDVNIDTQGLIGEGTDEIPYAAARAHDDGTIDVTGFADFRFVNDEFYNDLQYSEVQNGDKSQEWLDSNYPLHQFAANQHAGGDLVGSGDVVSQVAGTLTMGFDDIYGLNAFTQSASNPGTGYFSGHLSGEGIMDYISLFATEGTNLQNNNGSYSLTGVQAGMVVGQQGSTGIATGDHIHNEIRQVDPITGAWNADPRAWNRFFRDSEAYNANLQGNEWANSYSGYRSDTDYSDPRLWSSTHNDWYSNGRDSMNYPSFFLEHLQDMPSSDYSLSWDELMSSIEGGW; encoded by the coding sequence GTGGTTACCACCAACTCTCTGATTCGTGCTACAATTCCGTTACAACAACAAGGCCACCGCCCGCTTTATATTATTATTCACGGCGGCAACCTCACCCGAATGGGCATAGACCTTGCGGTAACCGGCAACACCGGCATCAACCTGCTGAACGCCAACGGAGTAGGACTGTTTGAAATGAACTTCGACCTTGAAAACGGAGTCAGTTCCAAAATCGGCATGGGAGGCTACGACATGAGCGCCGCCACAATATTGAGTGCAATCAACGGCATGAGTACCTACAAAACCTCCCGGGACATCCTCAACCAGGGCTTTTCAGGTGACAGAGCAGCAGCCATGCGCATGCTTGCAAGCTACGCAGCTGATGAAACCGATGAACGCTTTGAACAGCTGATGAACGGCCAGGCTGAATTCACCATAGAAGAAGGGGCCGGCAACGCCAAAACCGAACAGGATGAGAACGGCAGAATCAACATGCGGATCGACAGCCAGGAAGGAACCAACGGCGACCTTCTCACAGGAATTGCACTGATCCATGAGGCGTTCAGAAACGGTCTGGATGATGGTGAAACAGGGCAGCAGCAGGAAAACGCAGAATCTGTAATACACCACACAATCGCAGCCCAAATGGTGGGGCAGGGCTATGGCATGAGCAGCTTAAGCGACAGCCTCAAAGATGAGATAAAGATCCTCAACAGCGAAGGCGGAATCCAGAAGCTTGCAGAGCATGCAGTGGAGAATTATGACTGGAGTGCGGATTATTGGAAACTGGTAACTGATGAACATGGTAATCTCGCCTGGGAAGACGATCACTCAACAGATTTTGACTTAAGCCTTCTTGCAATGGGAACGGTTGCTGCTGAAGACATGGATACGACGATGAAATACAATATCCTTTCACGCTTTGGGAAAGTGTCGAATTGGGATGAATATCGATCTGATCCGGAAAACTTTAATCCATTAGCTGCTGTGGGTTATGACAACATGATCTCTTTTGTTAACGGAACTGATTCTTTTATTGATGCGAGCTTGGCAGCCGAAGCTTTCATGGCATCCCAAACCCGGGACGGCCTAAACGCAGTAAATCGCTCACTTATGGATATACAGGCAAGCGGGCTCCTCGTTCAAAGTGATGTAAATATTGATACTCAAGGACTCATTGGCGAAGGGACTGATGAGATTCCATATGCTGCAGCCCGTGCTCATGATGATGGAACCATTGATGTTACCGGATTCGCAGACTTCCGATTTGTGAATGATGAGTTTTACAATGATCTGCAGTATTCAGAAGTACAAAATGGCGATAAAAGCCAGGAATGGCTTGATTCCAATTATCCGCTTCACCAGTTTGCTGCAAACCAGCATGCTGGAGGTGACCTGGTTGGTTCAGGTGATGTTGTCTCACAAGTAGCTGGCACGCTTACCATGGGCTTCGATGATATCTATGGATTAAATGCATTCACTCAATCAGCATCGAATCCCGGGACAGGGTATTTCTCCGGACACCTAAGCGGAGAAGGAATTATGGATTATATTTCACTGTTCGCCACCGAAGGTACAAACCTACAAAATAATAACGGCAGCTACAGCCTAACCGGTGTACAAGCCGGCATGGTGGTCGGCCAACAGGGTAGCACAGGAATTGCAACTGGAGATCATATCCATAACGAGATTCGTCAGGTAGATCCAATAACTGGCGCATGGAATGCTGATCCTAGAGCGTGGAATAGATTCTTCAGAGATAGTGAAGCATATAATGCCAATCTCCAAGGTAATGAGTGGGCTAACAGTTATTCGGGTTATAGATCGGATACGGATTACTCTGATCCAAGGCTGTGGAGCAGTACTCATAATGATTGGTATAGTAATGGTCGGGATTCGATGAACTATCCCAGTTTCTTCCTGGAACATCTTCAAGATATGCCAAGCTCGGATTATTCCCTTAGCTGGGATGAGCTAATGTCCTCCATTGAAGGAGGATGGTAA